Proteins from a single region of Syntrophales bacterium:
- a CDS encoding DUF1446 domain-containing protein, with protein sequence MKILRIGSGAGYSGDRIEPAVELAEKGGIGYLVFECLAERTIAIAQQARMKDPKAGFDPLLAARMEACLPVCRKNGVRIVTNMGAANPAAGAEKIGEVARRLGIGGLKIAAVTGDDVLEAIRAGDYRIEETGESSAALRDRMVSANAYLGAECLVEALRNGVDVVITGRVADPALFTAPAIFEFGWDMNDWDRMGQATVMGHLLECAGQVTGGYFADPGRKDVPGLARLGFPIAEVREDGVFVVTKVPGSGGMVTLATCKEQLLYEIHDPSSYVTPDVVADYTGVRMAPAGPDRVEVSGGRGKPRTDTLKVSIGCLDGWIGEGQISYGGPGAVARGRLALEIVAERLKLTGVPFDEIRHDLIGVDSLHRDRLSAGHDPYEVRVRVAGRTKSMAEALRIGNEVETLYTNGPAGGAGAWKAAREVVAMVSTLIPRSLVKPSIRYEVTE encoded by the coding sequence ATGAAGATCCTCCGGATCGGCTCGGGGGCCGGCTATTCGGGAGACCGGATCGAGCCCGCCGTCGAACTGGCGGAAAAAGGCGGCATCGGGTACCTCGTCTTCGAGTGCCTCGCCGAGAGGACCATCGCCATCGCCCAGCAGGCGCGGATGAAGGATCCAAAGGCGGGCTTCGACCCGCTCCTGGCTGCGCGGATGGAGGCCTGCCTGCCCGTGTGCCGGAAAAACGGGGTCCGGATCGTCACCAACATGGGCGCGGCCAATCCGGCCGCCGGGGCGGAGAAAATCGGGGAGGTCGCCCGCAGGCTGGGCATCGGGGGCTTGAAGATCGCCGCCGTGACGGGCGACGACGTCCTGGAGGCGATCCGGGCAGGCGACTACCGCATCGAGGAGACGGGCGAATCGTCGGCGGCCCTGAGAGACCGGATGGTCTCCGCCAACGCCTACCTGGGGGCGGAGTGCCTGGTTGAGGCCCTCCGGAACGGCGTCGACGTCGTCATCACCGGCCGCGTGGCGGACCCGGCGCTCTTCACCGCCCCGGCGATCTTTGAGTTCGGCTGGGACATGAACGACTGGGACCGGATGGGACAGGCCACCGTCATGGGCCACCTGCTCGAATGCGCGGGACAGGTCACCGGCGGATATTTCGCCGATCCGGGCCGCAAGGACGTACCCGGGCTGGCCCGGCTGGGGTTTCCCATCGCCGAGGTCCGGGAGGATGGTGTCTTCGTCGTCACCAAGGTGCCCGGCTCCGGCGGAATGGTCACCCTGGCCACGTGCAAGGAGCAGCTCCTCTACGAGATCCACGATCCCTCGTCCTACGTCACCCCGGACGTGGTAGCCGACTACACCGGCGTCCGGATGGCCCCGGCCGGGCCCGACCGGGTGGAGGTTTCCGGCGGAAGGGGGAAGCCGAGAACCGATACGCTGAAGGTCTCCATCGGCTGCCTCGACGGCTGGATCGGTGAGGGCCAGATCAGCTACGGCGGACCCGGCGCGGTCGCCCGGGGGAGGCTGGCCCTGGAGATCGTGGCGGAGCGATTGAAGCTCACGGGCGTGCCGTTCGACGAGATCCGCCATGACCTCATCGGCGTCGATTCGCTCCACCGGGACAGGCTGTCAGCCGGGCACGATCCCTATGAGGTCCGGGTGCGGGTCGCCGGCCGCACGAAGAGCATGGCGGAGGCCCTCCGAATCGGCAATGAAGTGGAAACCCTGTACACGAACGGACCGGCGGGGGGAGCGGGCGCCTGGAAGGCGGCCCGGGAGGTCGTGGCGATGGTGTCCACCCTGATCCCGCGATCGCTGGTGAAACCTTCCATCCGTTACGAGGTGACGGAATGA